The stretch of DNA AGGTTGCCAGGTTAGGCcaccgggtgggggggggggagtaaccCCTGGGTTTCTTGGGTGGGGGCCCGGGTGGGCGTGAGCACGTCTCTGTCCTGCTGCCCCCGTAGGGGGTGTGTCTGTCAGGGCGCAACCAGTGGAAGGAAGGGACTCCGGCCGGCTTAGTGGGAAGGGGGCAAGTGGGTACGGTGGCTTCCTCTGCGCCGGGCGAACCCACAGCTCAGGGCTGCTGAGAGGCCCCCTTGATCTGAGGCTGGCTCTCCCTAAGGCCGTCCAGCTTGTGGGGTGGGGCGGGTGGTCAGGGCCAGcccacctctgtccccttctctcggTGGGAGCCTGGAGGGCTCCTCGGAGGTCAGCCAGGGTCTGCCCCGTGGAGCACGTGGCAGATGGGATTGAGGGGGAGGGGTACAGGTGATGGAAGCTGGGTGAGGTGGTGGTGAAGGGAGTTCCTTCCCCAAGGGCTGAACCATCCTTTAACgagtttctcctcctcctttcagAACATGGCAGAGAAGTTTCTCGATGGAGAGCTTCCTCTGGACTCCTTCATTGATGTCTATCAGAGCAAGCGGAAACTGGCCCACACACGAAGAGTGAAAATCGAGAAGCTCCAGGAGCTGGTGCTGAAGGGACAGAGACTGCCACAGGCCTCGGTGCCCGCCCCGCTGCCACCCAGGGTGTCCGAGCCAGTGCCCGCTGCCCCCCTGCCCTACCCTACCTCAGAAGCCAGCGGGCCCCCCTCTGTGCTACCTCGGCGCATCCCCCCGCCGCCTCCCCCGGTGCCTGCAGGACGCTTGGCCACACCGTTCACCGCTGCCATGGGCTCAGGACAGGCCTTTCCGTACCCTGGATCGCAgtgtcctcccctgcccccccgcGTGGGCCTCCCCAGCCAGCAAGGATTCTCCGCACAGTTCGTGTCTCCGTACCCACCCGCTCTCCCCCAGAGACCCCCGCCCCGGCTGCCTCCACACCAGCCGGGCTTCATCCTCCAGTGAGCGGCCCCGTCCCTCCGGGGAGCCTGCACCTGCTGGCCAGGGCTCGGCACACACAGGCTGCGAGGACCGGGGGGGCTGTGGCCCTGCGCCAGCGCCCCCGTTTGTAGAACTGTAGGTCAGTGGTAAGTAGACGTAGACCCCGGTTTTGCACCCAGGTGGTTGTGCGTGCAGGGCCTCAGCCTGGCATCCCCGCGGCCGCACCGGTTTGTGTTCTCGGTATGATTTCTAAGTCTCGTAGTGTTGATGGACTCCTAAGTCCTGGGGGGGGaaagcctccctcccttcccacttaAAATCGTGTTCCTCCCGTTGCAGCTTTATTTAATAAGCTGCGTCATCGTTCCTGCTTTGTGCACAAAAGACAGTGCTGTGTGGCCCTGCCCGCCGCTGTCCCTGGTGAGGGTCTGTCAGGTGGGCTTGCCTGGAAGGTGCTTACTGAATCGGTGGGTAGGGGTGGCCAATCGTCCCTCCCCCCGAACCTGGATGCTTCAAAGCCACATGCAGGGTTTGCACTCGGCCCCCTGCCAGGTCCGGAGGCTGGGCACGTTGCAGCCGGGCCGGGGAAGATTGGTCCGAGCCGGACTTTGCACAGCAGACCACGGTCTCggctcctcctctcttccccgcCTCGGGCCAGCCCCTGACGGTTTCTACGAAGAAATACTCCCCCCAGTATTTTTACTATGTCTgtaattttcctgttttatattgggaaagaaaacttttttgaCACAAGACCATTCAGggaaactttataaaaatgcaCATCTTGTTTTGAACAGATTGAGGTGCAGAAGCGAATgcaatttcctttcttaaaagcaGTGTATGGTCACACCTGTGGGTGCCTGTgctgtgccttagtttctcctGGTGCCAATGAGGGGCCGTCCATGGCTCCCCCGCAGGCCCACAGGCTGGGCAGGCTGAGGGGTAGCTCTCACTACTGGCTGTGTTCCCAGAGGGGCTTGTCCAAGGTCGTCGTGTTGCAGGTGGAAGAATTCTGTCCCGTCTTGAACCAGGATACTCGTAGCCAATATTCTCTGCCTCTGATTGGGCctcagggtgggagggggacagagggagtcCCGCAACATGGCGTCATGCTTTGGAGAAAGCCAGCACCAGGATCGGCAGATGCCCTGGGAACACCCCTGGCTCCTCCTGGCCCTCTGGGCTCTTGCCTGCCCTGGTGACAGACTGGAGGCAGTGCTCAAATGGGGGTCTGTCGCAGCAGGCCAGAGGTGAGGCCACCAACCCCTGTCTTCAGTTAGCATATGGTTCTCCTAGACTGTCACAGCCGAATGGGATGGGCGTGCCTGCCATGTTTTGCGAATCTGGAGAGCagggcccgccccgcccctccccagtaCCTCTGCTGCCTACCCCGAGGTCGGTGGGGGGACACCCACAAGCCCACACGGGGTGGAGCCAAGGGCGTGAGCTCGGTGTTGATGTGGTGAAGGGCTGGCCTCACTCCAGGGCCAGGCCTGAGCTGGGGTTGTAAAGCTGTAGGACCCTTTTTAATAAACAGGATTAACAACAAGTTCTGTCCTTTATTTATCCGGGGATGTTCATGATATGTGTGGTTCTAGAGTATCACTGATCAGAATTCCGACCGCGAAGCTGCCTTGTGCGTCGAAGTTAAAAAGCCACCCACCATCCTTGAAGCGTCTGCCTTGACCAAGGTCCCTGGCACGGACAGGATAAAAGGCTCTCTTGTTTCCCACCTCCTGCCCTTCACTCGTGTTCACGAAAAGGTAGTACACTGCTCCTGTGTCACAGTGTGGCTACACTGCGGCCGTGGTTGCCCTCTGGCCTTGGTCTCGCCCTGGCCCTGACCGCACGGTCACCGGCAGACTGCATCGCCGAGGGAAGTGACGGACATTCTTGGCTTGTTGCAAATAAGCGATAGAACTGAGTGGGTGACATTTCGTCCTGGAGAAGAGgacccctcccaccaccccagaCTTGCTGCTCCCCTCTCGAGGCTGGAGAGACCCTGCCGGTCCCCTCTGTACCCCCTGGGTTGGACCGTGTACCAGGGCCTGGGCATCTGGGAAGGACCTTCCTCGTTGCACTGGTCGGAAGGCGAGCACGGAGAACAGCCCCGTGAAGCCCTCCTACGGGATGCCATTCCCTGCACATCACTGCACGGGGAGGATGCGCCCGAGGCACCGCTGGGGCTTTCCCGGGACGAGGAGGAAAGCCTTTCTGGAGAAATCCGTGTGCTCGTTTGAGAATTTGTGGCAGATAGGGAGCTTACAGCCACACTTGGTGAGGACACTGGCTCCCTTCTCCGGGCCCCCCCGTGCTTGTGAGGTCGTCAGGGAGGCCCGGTGGTAGGGGGGCGTGATGAGATCAGATGCGGGGCTTCTTGTTTGGGGTCTCCAGTTAAAAGATTTGCTCACTGAGGACATGCTTTCAGAACCAGCtaacctttctgtgtctccaCTAAGCGGACTCGTGCCACTTTTCACTGGTTGCATGTGGTGGAGCCAGTCGCCTGCTCGAAAGTCTTTCCTGAAGCTGGTTTCCCTTAGAAACGAGAACCAGGCCCCGGTTCCATCGCCCTGTTTATGAAGTTTTCAAAGCACTTCACCCCACCCACACCGCATACTGGTCCGGAGGGGGACAGGGCCCCACTTCATGCTCTGGGAAACCCCGGGCACAGGGAGCGAGACTGTCCGCTGAGGCCACATGCGGTGGAAGCCACCCAAGTTGATCTTTCTCTGCCCTGACCTGCATGGTCTTTGTTCCACAAATGCCGGTGGCCTGCGGGGGAAGGGGGCGCGCTGTGGGCAGCGTGCCAAGGCAAGGCCGCCTGGCCGGGAGCCCTTGGCGGGGGCGCCCCCGCAGAAAGCGGGTGTCTGCACAGCCAGCTGTGCTCTTGGGAACCCAGAGGCCCGTCAGGCTCTCTTAATACAAGGCTGTGTGTGGCCACGCCGGTTCAGTCCAGACCAGATAGGAGTCGGCGTGCCCACCGCCAAGCCCCGGTGGGGGCCGTTCTTAACTGCAGGGACTCAGTGGTCactcctcccccttcccaaaGAAGCGTGGCTTCtgacagggctgggggagggggagggggtgtgtgtggacAAGAACCCAGGGGACTTGGGGTGGCAGCGGAGGCCAGGGAGGAAAGACCCAAGCCGCGACTCGCCACAGGTGTCCGTCCCACGGCCGCAAGTCACAGACTTCCCAGGAAACGAGCCAGGCGGAACCAGAAGCAGCTGTACAAGCTCCTCCGTAGTTCCAAGTGCCCTGTTACCTGCAGCAACCAGGTGGGTCCCCGCCCTGCGGTGCACGTCCCGGCCCTGGAGAAATGACAGCCCAGGCGCGGCCCCTCACGGTAGGGCAGTGACGACAGTCCAAGTGCATTTTATTGCCAGGCTGACTCTTCAACACAAGGAAAGACTAAAGGCAAAGCAGAAGAGCTGGTTCCTTGTGCTCATGTCCAGACCGTGGCTGGTACCGGAGCACCCTGCGGGCGGGGGGAGCTGCCGGTCCTTTCCTCCCAAGCACTCCCGGGGCGGGGGCCCAAGGAACACACGTTCTTGCAAAGCCTCCTcccagtgggggcagggcaggcccaCGGTGGAGCGGGGCTGCGGCCAGGCTGCCGGGCACAAAGGTGCCCTTGATCTGGAGGACGGCAGGCAGGCGTCCTAGTTCCTGGCTTTTTGTGGCTGAGCTGGGGAGGCCTTCGAGAGGTCTGGCCGTCACCTcatgaggggagggaaggaggcaggggggaggtgggggcggcaAAGGGGAACAGGCAGAACGGGGCCTCCAGGGCAGGAGCAGCCAGATCAGGGTCATGAAGGACAGGACACAGGAGGGTCACCATAGATTCCGGCGGAACAAACTCCCGGAGTGACCGCACAGCACCTGTGCCCGCCGGGCCCTCATCTCCCCAAAGGTCCTGTCCTCCACACTCCCGTCCCCGATGCCTTGGAGCGAGGCCCAAGGAGAAAGGGCAATGCTAGGCCGCTCCGGAGCAGTCTGCTTTGCTTGAGGCCACCCCAGCCCCATCGCCATGGACTCAGTGCCCGAAAGCTACAAGTAGCTACCACATCTTGCCTATGTCCCCAACAGCCAGCATGGACTGACCGTTCATCGCTAACCTCAGACCTTGAGTTCAAAAGGCAGGGAAGGTCCTACCCAAAGTCCCTCTCCTGGGGCCCTGCATCTCAGGGTGAATACAAACTCACGAAGGAAAGCTTGAACTCAGAATATTACAAATGTTCCATGTGTTTCCTGAAGACGTTGTGGCTCGGGCCTGCTAGATCCTGGCTGCGCTCACGAGTGCCTGTTGCAGATGGAGAACCAGCCCCTGATCCTTTGGGTTCAGCGAGGGCTGGGGACCTCGGGGACACCGATCCGGTCCGTGGGGTGGGGGACCACACCCCGTGGAGGCTCCGCAGCCGAGATGGGCGGCCACCCAAGGCCCAGGCCTGCCTGCTGGCCGCCTCGGGAGCCTAGTAGTTCACGAGCTGAGCCGGGTAGATGCCATCCTTCTTGTCCAGCTGCAGGAGTCAGAGTTGAGGGGCTCAGCGAACGTGGCTGGGCCCCCACACACCCTACCTCCCCTCGGCCCCCTGtagccttcccacccccaccatcctccCCGTGTTGCTGAAGCAGCATTTCTGCCCCGAGTCCCGCAGACTGGGGAGCAGAGACGGGGACGGCACCCCcggggcccctccctgccccagtgcCGACGCTCAGCACCTGCTGGTCCTGCCGGGCTGCCACACTGGGCTTCTGGGCTAGGGGTGGCTTCCTGGAGGTCCCACCACGGGGGGCAGCACTGGGTCGGCTGGGCTCCTCCTCGCTCAGTGTCCCCACGCCGCCAGCCAGCACGTAGTGCTGCTTCCGCAGCTCCCCCAGCCGCATACGCTCCGCCTCCAGCGTCTTCTCCAGCTCCAGGACACGAACCTGCAGCCCCACGTGCCCGCTCAGCACGGCCGTGTGGCCCACCCTGCCGCCCTCCCAGAGCTGGGCCCTCGAGGAGGAGCGGGAGGCACGGAGGCCAGCCGCAGGCACCCACCTGGGTCTCCATCTCCTGCTTCTTCAGCTTGATGAGGGACAGGCCGGAGAAGTCCATGGTGTCTGTGGCCAGAACGGGACAGGGTTAGTGCCTCTgcgcccgcccccaccccggctgcGGCCAGGGCCCGGGCTCACCTCTTTCTTCGATCTGCTCCTGGCCTGATCTGGTGGAGGCCACCACGTTGGCGGCCATCTCATTGACGGTGCGGGAGCACTCCTGCAGGCGGCTCAGGTGCGGGCTGTGTTTGTCTGCCTTCACctggggggggcgcgggggcagGTCAGCCTCACCCCTAGCACGTGGGGCCCGTCTGCCACAGCCCAGACCTGAGAGGCCGCTGCGCGTGAAGCCTCACCTTGGAGGCCGCCACCAGCTGGGCCGTGCTGGCTGCGATCTCGTGCGAACAGACGATGAGCTCTTCGTACTTGCCCGTGTGGAGCACCACCCTGTCAGCCGACTCCCTGCGGGCAGAGCCGGGTGGGGCGTGGGTCTCCGACCCTCGGGACCCCGGGCCGCCTCCACGCTCCCTCCCCAGACCCTGAGCACCGAACACCCTGCCGCCCCCCACCTGGGGCGACATACACCAGCTGCGTGGCTCCCCAGCCCACGGCCTTGGAGGCGGAGATGAGGCCTTCGGTCCACCTGGAGTTCTTGGCATAAAATTCCTGCTGCGTGGCTGCCCCCTAGCGACAACAGGAGAGCAAGGCAGGGCGAGGGGGACCAGTCAGTGACGGTGCAGGTGGAAACGGAGCCCCACACGGGGACCCTCTGCCTTCACCTCAGCCACGAGGGTACGTCCCTGGGCCGCGGCGGGATTCAGGCGTGAACCCCGGGCGCACCGTGCGCAtcactgggtggggggagggtgtcgGATCACTGCACGCTTCGGGAAGCTCGTGCCTGAAGGAGCCCTGAGGTCAGCTGAAGCCCAGGGTGGAGTGATCCGGAGGGCTCTGAGCTCACCACGCCCCCTTAGGGAATCAGGCCCGCTCACCCTGCCGCCCTCCACGATTTCCTTCTGCAGGCTGGTGGACGTCGTCACCAAGAGCCGGATGGCCTGCCAATACCCAAAACACATGTCATTCTTGGGGTGGTCTTCCCAGGCACGCAGCCCACCCTGGGGTCGCAGTCAGCCACTCACCTTCATCAGGTCTGTGCACGAATTGAGGATCCTGAGGCAAGCAGGGAggtgcaggggcaggggcaggggcgggagagagagagaaagagagagagaggaatctaCAGCGTGACCCTGGAGAGCCTGCCCTCCGCGTGGACCACCACGGGGCCCGACACGGCTGTTCAGCAGGCCGGGCTGCACTTGTTCCCGGTCCCTTGTGGAGAGCTAGGCAGGCAGGACAGAACACCCCGGGGTCTGGGGGGCTCGGGAGTGGTGAAGTGGGGCTCACCTCTCGTTCACCTCTAGCTTCACCCCGGAGCTGGCATGGCGGGCCTGGTTCATCATGTCCTACAGCCAGTGACAGAGGTCAGCGGGCTGAGAGGGCGGTGTGAGAGGAAGGGGGATGCGGTGCCGgaccagccccccgccccccaaacggCCACGGAGCCGTCCGCCCCGTGCACGGGAGCGCAGAGGCGGGCAGAGCCTGCACTCAGCCCAGCGCAGCCCCCGGGGCTCCTGCAGAAACCAGAGGAGCCCCCGCACCCCAGGCCTCACCTCGATCCTCCGCACGGCGTCTTCGATGGCCGCGGACGTGGCCGCCATCTCCTTGTCCACCACGGCCCCGAGCTCCTCCTGACGCACGTCCAGGCTCTTGGGCTTCAGCTCCTGGGGAAGAGGCATCTAGGAGTCAGGCAGGGCGGACTGGAGTCCCAGCAACCCCGGGGAGCCTGGGAGAGGCTGGAGCGGCGCTCTGTCCCTGCCCCGTGTCCTCCAGCTGCCAGCGCCACAAATGAGCACCGGTTCGGCCCGAAGTAAAGGCGGGCGCGGGGAAGTTGGGGCCCGGAGCCTCACCCCAGCGTCCTCACCCCTACGGACCCCCACCCGGCGCCACGGCCGCACACCTCACCTGGCCCAGCTGAAGGATGCCCCGCAGCGGGGTCCGCACCAGGCCGGGCTGGGCCTGCTGCAGGgtctgctgctgctgcagctgcCCCACGAGCTCCAGAGCCCGGGCCCCGCACTCCCGGCACGTGTCGATCAGGCCTGGGCGGGGAGAGGTCCGTCAGGGGCCGGCACCCGGGAGCCCCGGAAGATGCCCCCGCGCCGGGTCCGGTGTGTAGGCCCCCGCCTTCCCTGGGTCCACACGGGTCCCAGGTGGGAGTCAAGCCCGGGGCCCACTTACGGTCGGCAGGGTCGGTGGGTGCCAGGTGGGAGGTGGCACCGCCGTTGACGATGGTGTCTGCGGCCACGTGGGAGAAGTGGGTCAGGGCTGCCACCAGCACAGAGGCGTCTGTGGGGGAAGGAGAAACGGAACCCTCACGCCACTGCCACAGGGCGAGGCCGGGCAGGCTGCTCACGTCCTCTGCCCACAAGGCTAACGGGCACCAGGGCCCGGAGAAGAAGCAGGCTcgggggatgggaggtgggggcggaGAAGAGGAAGGTCACGGGGAAGAAGAGCCTACACCACGTCAAGCGGCTAGACAGCAGCCAAGCCAGGAACAAAGCTAGGTCTGGGTGATCCCAGGCTCCCCGGCAGGCAGGAATGGGCTCCCGGTGGGCGTGTGCAGGGGGCACGGCTCTGGGAAGCTCCCCAGTGGCAGGAGGCAGCCATGGCCGGCGGAATGGGCACCCCGCCGCCGTGCTCACCTGACCCGGACACCAGGTACTGGGCATGGCCCTTCTCCAGGGCGCTCACGGCGTCCAGGGCTGCCTGGGCCCTGCTCACCAAGTAGTctgtgggcacagggagaggCGGTCAGGGGCGGAGCCTGCCTGAGGCCTCATCACATTCCACCCCTCCTCTCGGGGCGGGCTGAGCACCCCACCGGGCAGGGAAGGAAAGGCCCTACCCGGCGAGCTGGTGCAGCGCAGGTGCAGGGGGTCATCCAGCTTGGCCACGGCGTCCTGCAGGATGCGCTGGGCCTCGGTGGCAGTGGCCCGGAGCACTGCAAACTGCTCGTCCACAAGCCTACGCCGCAGTTCCTGCTCCTGAGACTCCTGGGGGTAAGGGGAGAGGCGGCTTGGACATCCCGACCGGGGGTCAGCGCCGTGGCAGCCAGGCAGGCGGTCAGCTGGGACCCTCGCTGGGGAGGGAGGTCTGAGGAGAGGCCCCGCACCGACCCCCTGCTTGGACGGCTCCATCACGAGCCCGCAGGGAGCTTGGCAATAATGACAaccgatggggcgcctgggcggctcagtcagttgagcgtccaactttggctcaggtcacgatctcaacagttcgtgaattcgagctccgcgttgggctctctgctgtcagcaaagagcctgctttggatcctctgtccaccctcctctgcccctcccccaccctatctccaaaaaacaaaagacaaccaaGTTAAAAAGCAGACGAAAGATCTGAACAAACGTTTCTCCCCAAATACACAAAAGGCAatgaacacacacaaaagacattCAACACCATAAACCCTTAGGGAAACGCGAgacaaaaaaaccacaatgagataccatctcacacctgctAGGGTGGCTAAAACGACCACAGACAGTAACAAGTGCTGTTAAGGTTGTAGGGAAATTGGGGCAGCGGTTAAGTgtttgtctgactttggctcaggtcgtgatctcacagttcgtgagttcgagccccagagagcctgcctcagaccctctgtcctctgtttctctgcccctccaccccggccgGTTCgcttttttctcaaaataaacttaaaaaaaaaaaaaaaaaaaggttccccAGAAACGGACAACTGCATACGTTCCTGGCGGGAACAGAAAGGGCACAGCCGCTCTGGTTCACGGCGTTACCCCCAACTGCCAAAGTGAAAACACCCACCAACTGATGAACAAGTACACGCAATGCCTTCTGGCCGGGGGCCACTACTGGGCCACGACACTTGGATGAACCCGGCCAACACTGCTCGGTGAGAGAAACCAGTCCTATCGTGAGGTCCCATCCACCTGCAATGTCTGCAATAGGTCGATCCAGAGGGGagagg from Felis catus isolate Fca126 chromosome D3, F.catus_Fca126_mat1.0, whole genome shotgun sequence encodes:
- the VPS37B gene encoding vacuolar protein sorting-associated protein 37B isoform X1, giving the protein MAGAGSEARFAGLSLVQLNELLEDEGQLTEMVQKMEETQNVQLNKEMTLASNRSLAEGNLLYQPQLDALKARLTQKYQELQVLFEAYQIKKTKLDKQSSSASLETLLALLQAEGAKIEEDTENMAEKFLDGELPLDSFIDVYQSKRKLAHTRRVKIEKLQELVLKGQRLPQASVPAPLPPRVSEPVPAAPLPYPTSEASGPPSVLPRRIPPPPPPVPAGRLATPFTAAMGSGQAFPYPGSQCPPLPPRVGLPSQQGFSAQFVSPYPPALPQRPPPRLPPHQPGFILQ
- the VPS37B gene encoding vacuolar protein sorting-associated protein 37B isoform X2; this translates as MTLASNRSLAEGNLLYQPQLDALKARLTQKYQELQVLFEAYQIKKTKLDKQSSSASLETLLALLQAEGAKIEEDTENMAEKFLDGELPLDSFIDVYQSKRKLAHTRRVKIEKLQELVLKGQRLPQASVPAPLPPRVSEPVPAAPLPYPTSEASGPPSVLPRRIPPPPPPVPAGRLATPFTAAMGSGQAFPYPGSQCPPLPPRVGLPSQQGFSAQFVSPYPPALPQRPPPRLPPHQPGFILQ